The Vibrio sp. SNU_ST1 genome has a segment encoding these proteins:
- a CDS encoding peptidylprolyl isomerase, with protein sequence MGRILSSIALMLVSVSVWAGPKVNVETTLGGFTIELNQEQAPVSVDNFLKYVADGSYEGTQFHRVIPGFMAQGGGFDQDMKQLATYAPIKNEGSNGLKNDTATIAMARTNAPDSATRQFFINFADNDFLNAKGGNPGYAVFGKVTDGFDVVQKMATIPTKRMGRMSDIPVDPIVITKVTLLK encoded by the coding sequence ATGGGACGCATTCTATCTTCTATTGCATTGATGCTGGTGAGCGTGAGCGTTTGGGCTGGTCCTAAAGTGAACGTAGAAACGACATTAGGCGGCTTCACTATCGAGCTAAACCAAGAGCAAGCTCCGGTTAGTGTTGATAACTTTCTGAAATATGTTGCTGACGGTAGCTACGAAGGCACTCAGTTTCACCGTGTGATCCCGGGCTTTATGGCTCAGGGTGGTGGCTTCGATCAAGATATGAAGCAATTAGCAACTTATGCGCCTATCAAAAATGAAGGCAGCAATGGCCTTAAGAATGATACTGCAACGATCGCAATGGCTCGCACCAATGCACCAGATTCTGCAACTCGCCAGTTCTTCATTAACTTTGCAGACAACGATTTCTTAAACGCGAAAGGCGGTAATCCTGGTTACGCTGTGTTTGGTAAAGTAACAGATGGTTTTGACGTTGTTCAGAAGATGGCAACAATTCCAACCAAACGAATGGGCCGCATGTCAGACATTCCTGTCGACCCAATCGTCATCACTAAAGTGACCCTTCTTAAGTAA
- a CDS encoding YajG family lipoprotein translates to MKKLILAASILALTACSAPQQEQINVMPEASLSSSNLVQGKTYTLTSKDVRAAQYVALVDSGRSNIQPIHAKQNMRISLENAIAQQLESQGFRASVNSENSIVLEIQEALVTVKHTIMENQMDGKVTLEVTAETPEGKLVKTFNGTATRTGALSASNDDIAMVLNDVIDLVLKEIANDQELQTYMKERF, encoded by the coding sequence ATGAAAAAACTGATTTTGGCTGCTTCTATTTTGGCTTTGACAGCATGTTCAGCCCCTCAGCAAGAACAGATCAACGTAATGCCAGAAGCTTCACTAAGCTCAAGCAACCTTGTACAAGGCAAAACATACACACTAACCAGTAAAGATGTTCGCGCCGCTCAATATGTTGCATTGGTTGATAGTGGCCGTTCAAACATTCAGCCAATTCACGCTAAGCAAAACATGCGTATTTCTCTAGAAAACGCTATTGCTCAACAATTGGAGTCTCAAGGTTTTCGTGCAAGCGTAAACAGTGAAAACTCAATTGTTTTAGAGATTCAAGAAGCTCTCGTTACCGTCAAGCACACCATCATGGAAAACCAAATGGATGGTAAAGTAACACTTGAAGTAACCGCTGAAACGCCTGAAGGCAAGCTAGTTAAGACATTCAATGGTACAGCAACTCGCACAGGTGCATTAAGTGCATCAAATGACGATATCGCAATGGTACTAAACGATGTTATCGACTTAGTTCTTAAAGAGATTGCCAATGACCAAGAGCTGCAAACTTACATGAAGGAACGTTTCTAA
- a CDS encoding class I SAM-dependent methyltransferase, which translates to MKTELTLLDRTLTLHRFPNRSNETLQAWDAGDEYIISHVEEMNLEPGKHILIMNDSFGALSAWFSKDHDVTMMSDSFISHRGALKNLQRNQSNRVNFLNTMDDIPHGIDLVIMQLPKTNRHLVWQLSQLRQALPEGCQVIGVNKVKDIHTSTLNIFEKYLGETKTSLAKKKHRLVFSSPNCQPIQTVEPFVEWDVDGEDIRLKNLPNVYSGEALDQGARYMLEHIPQDPELRHIIDLGCGNGVLSVKAGQLNPQARITCVDESFMAVESARQNIKDNLGEEGNFQFIANNCLDGFKKNSTYLVMCNPPFHQQQAITDHIAWQMFCDAKHVLSNGGKLIVIGNRHLGYDVKLARLFGEANVETLELNQKFEILQATREPANFNK; encoded by the coding sequence ATGAAAACCGAACTTACTCTTCTCGATAGAACTTTGACCTTACATCGTTTCCCCAACCGTTCAAATGAAACCCTTCAAGCTTGGGATGCGGGCGACGAATACATTATTAGTCACGTTGAAGAGATGAATCTTGAACCTGGCAAACACATCCTGATCATGAACGATAGCTTTGGTGCCCTGTCGGCATGGTTCTCTAAAGATCATGATGTCACCATGATGAGCGACTCGTTTATCTCTCATCGCGGTGCGCTAAAAAACTTGCAGCGCAATCAAAGTAACCGTGTGAACTTCCTGAATACGATGGATGATATCCCACACGGTATCGATCTTGTGATCATGCAACTACCGAAAACAAACCGTCATCTAGTATGGCAATTGAGCCAACTACGCCAAGCGTTGCCAGAAGGCTGCCAAGTCATCGGTGTCAACAAAGTAAAAGATATCCACACATCTACACTTAATATTTTCGAAAAGTACCTAGGTGAAACCAAAACTTCTCTAGCGAAGAAGAAACATCGCTTGGTTTTCTCTTCACCAAATTGTCAGCCGATTCAAACGGTCGAACCTTTTGTTGAATGGGATGTAGACGGTGAAGATATTCGCCTGAAAAATTTACCGAACGTTTACTCAGGCGAGGCACTCGATCAAGGCGCTCGCTATATGCTAGAGCACATCCCTCAAGATCCTGAACTGCGTCATATTATCGACCTAGGTTGTGGCAACGGTGTATTGAGTGTAAAAGCTGGGCAATTAAACCCACAAGCGCGTATCACCTGTGTTGATGAAAGCTTTATGGCAGTGGAATCAGCGCGCCAAAATATTAAAGATAACCTTGGCGAAGAAGGTAATTTCCAGTTCATCGCCAATAACTGTTTAGATGGTTTTAAGAAAAACAGCACTTACTTAGTTATGTGTAACCCTCCATTCCACCAACAACAAGCGATTACAGATCACATTGCATGGCAAATGTTCTGTGATGCAAAGCATGTTCTTAGCAACGGAGGCAAATTAATTGTTATTGGTAACCGACACCTCGGATACGATGTCAAACTAGCAAGACTATTTGGTGAAGCAAACGTTGAAACGCTTGAACTAAACCAGAAATTTGAGATATTACAAGCAACAAGAGAACCTGCGAATTTTAATAAATAA
- the bolA gene encoding transcriptional regulator BolA, which yields MIQEVIETKLHNEFSPSHLNVVNESYMHNVPAGSESHFKVIVVSDAFEGLRLIGRHRAVNKALSEELANNIHALSIHTYTKDEWMKQLDNVPDSPMCMGGGK from the coding sequence ATGATCCAAGAAGTTATCGAAACAAAATTGCACAATGAGTTTTCACCGAGTCATTTAAACGTGGTCAATGAGAGCTACATGCACAATGTTCCGGCTGGTTCTGAGAGTCATTTTAAAGTGATTGTTGTCAGCGATGCGTTTGAAGGTTTGCGCCTTATTGGTCGTCATCGAGCGGTAAATAAAGCACTTTCAGAAGAGCTAGCGAATAATATTCACGCACTATCTATTCACACTTATACAAAAGATGAATGGATGAAGCAACTCGATAACGTGCCAGACAGCCCTATGTGTATGGGCGGTGGTAAGTAA
- a CDS encoding Na(+)-translocating NADH-quinone reductase subunit A, with translation MITIKKGLDLPIAGTPSQVINDGKSITKVALLGEEYVGMRPTMHARVGDEVKKGQVLFADKKNPGVVFTSPASGKVIEVNRGAKRVLQSVVIEVAGNEQITFNSYEANQLVGLDRETVKAQLVESGAWTALRTRPFSKVPAVDSETQAIFVTAMDTNPLAAEPELIINEQSDAFVAGLDLLSTLTNGKVYVCKKGTSLPRSAQSNVEEHVFDGPHPAGLAGTHMHYLYPVNAQNVAWSINYQDVIAFGKLFLTGEIYSERVVSLAGPVVNNPRLVRTQIGASLEELTDSELMPGEVRVISGSVLTGTEATGPHAFLGRYHQQVSVLREGRDKELFGWAMPGKNKFSVTRSFLGHLFKGQLFNMTTTTNGSDRSMVPIGNYERVMPLDMEPTLLLRDLCAGDIDSAQALGALELDEEDVALCTFVCPGKYEYGQLLRECLDTIEKEG, from the coding sequence ATGATTACAATAAAGAAGGGTTTGGATCTTCCTATCGCAGGAACTCCATCCCAGGTGATTAATGATGGTAAGTCCATCACTAAAGTCGCCTTGCTTGGCGAAGAGTACGTTGGTATGCGTCCTACGATGCATGCTCGCGTTGGTGATGAAGTGAAGAAAGGCCAAGTTCTTTTTGCAGATAAAAAGAACCCAGGTGTTGTATTTACTTCTCCAGCAAGCGGTAAAGTTATTGAAGTGAACCGTGGTGCTAAGCGTGTTCTTCAATCAGTAGTGATTGAAGTAGCAGGCAATGAGCAAATCACGTTCAATAGCTATGAAGCTAACCAACTAGTAGGCCTTGACCGTGAAACGGTTAAAGCTCAGTTAGTTGAGTCTGGCGCATGGACCGCTTTGCGAACTCGTCCGTTCAGCAAGGTTCCAGCAGTTGATTCTGAAACTCAGGCTATTTTCGTTACTGCTATGGATACTAATCCGCTAGCAGCTGAGCCAGAATTAATCATTAACGAGCAGTCTGATGCTTTCGTTGCTGGTTTAGATCTTCTTTCAACTCTGACTAACGGTAAAGTGTACGTTTGTAAAAAAGGTACTAGCTTACCTCGTTCAGCTCAGTCTAACGTTGAAGAACATGTTTTTGATGGCCCACACCCTGCAGGTCTTGCAGGCACGCATATGCATTACCTATATCCGGTAAATGCACAAAATGTAGCGTGGAGCATTAACTACCAAGATGTTATCGCATTCGGTAAGCTTTTCCTTACTGGTGAGATTTACTCTGAGCGTGTTGTTTCTTTGGCTGGTCCAGTGGTGAATAACCCACGTCTAGTTCGTACTCAAATTGGTGCTAGCCTTGAAGAGTTGACAGACAGCGAGTTAATGCCAGGCGAAGTTCGTGTGATTTCTGGTTCTGTACTTACGGGTACTGAAGCAACAGGTCCACATGCTTTCCTTGGTCGTTACCATCAGCAAGTTTCTGTTCTACGTGAAGGTCGTGATAAAGAGCTATTCGGCTGGGCTATGCCTGGTAAGAACAAGTTCTCTGTTACTCGTTCATTCCTTGGTCACCTGTTTAAAGGTCAGTTGTTCAACATGACAACGACGACAAACGGTAGTGACCGCTCAATGGTTCCAATTGGTAACTACGAGCGCGTAATGCCTCTAGATATGGAACCTACATTGCTGCTTCGTGATCTATGTGCAGGCGACATTGATAGTGCTCAAGCACTTGGTGCGCTAGAGCTAGACGAAGAAGATGTAGCATTGTGTACCTTTGTATGTCCAGGTAAGTACGAGTACGGTCAACTACTTCGTGAATGCCTAGATACGATTGAGAAGGAAGGGTAA
- a CDS encoding NADH:ubiquinone reductase (Na(+)-transporting) subunit B, which yields MGLKKFLEDIEHHFEPGGKHEKWFALYEAAATVFYTPGLITKKSSHVRDSVDLKRIMIMVWFAVFPAMFWGMYNAGGQAISALNHMYAGAELASVISGNWHYWLTEMLGASLGADAGVGSKMLLGATYFLPIYATVFIVGGFWEVLFCMVRKHEVNEGFFVTSILFALIVPPTLPLWQAALGITFGVVVAKEIFGGTGRNFLNPALAGRAFLFFAYPAQISGDVVWTAADGFSGATALSQWAQGGGSALMNVTSGEAITWMDAFIGNIPGSIGEVSTLALMIGAAMIVYMRIASWRIIAGVMIGMIAVSTLFNVIGSDTNAMFSMPWHWHLVLGGFAFGMFFMATDPVSASFTNKGKWWYGILIGAMCVMIRVVNPAYPEGMMLAILFANLFAPLFDHVVIEKNIKRRLARYGK from the coding sequence ATGGGCCTTAAAAAGTTTCTTGAAGACATCGAGCATCATTTTGAGCCAGGTGGTAAACACGAGAAGTGGTTTGCGCTTTACGAAGCAGCAGCGACAGTGTTTTACACGCCAGGTCTTATCACAAAGAAAAGCTCACACGTTCGTGATAGCGTTGATTTAAAACGTATCATGATCATGGTTTGGTTCGCGGTATTCCCAGCAATGTTTTGGGGTATGTATAACGCGGGTGGCCAAGCTATCTCAGCACTTAACCATATGTACGCAGGCGCTGAACTAGCATCTGTTATCAGTGGTAACTGGCACTACTGGCTAACCGAAATGCTTGGAGCCTCCTTAGGAGCCGATGCAGGTGTTGGCAGCAAGATGCTACTTGGTGCGACATACTTCCTACCTATCTACGCAACGGTATTCATCGTTGGTGGTTTCTGGGAAGTTCTGTTCTGTATGGTGCGTAAGCACGAAGTAAACGAAGGCTTCTTTGTTACTTCTATCTTATTTGCGCTTATCGTTCCGCCAACGCTTCCTCTATGGCAAGCAGCACTAGGTATTACCTTCGGTGTTGTTGTTGCGAAAGAGATCTTCGGTGGTACGGGTCGTAACTTCCTTAACCCTGCACTTGCTGGTCGTGCGTTCCTTTTCTTTGCATACCCTGCACAGATTTCAGGTGATGTAGTTTGGACTGCTGCAGATGGTTTCTCTGGTGCAACTGCTCTTAGCCAATGGGCTCAAGGCGGCGGTAGCGCACTAATGAACGTAACATCTGGTGAAGCAATCACTTGGATGGACGCATTCATTGGTAACATCCCAGGTTCTATCGGTGAAGTATCGACTCTAGCGCTTATGATTGGTGCTGCGATGATCGTTTACATGCGTATCGCTTCATGGCGCATCATTGCTGGTGTAATGATCGGTATGATTGCTGTGTCTACGCTGTTCAACGTGATCGGTTCTGATACTAACGCAATGTTTAGCATGCCTTGGCATTGGCACCTAGTTCTAGGTGGCTTCGCATTCGGTATGTTCTTCATGGCGACTGACCCAGTATCAGCTTCATTTACCAACAAAGGTAAGTGGTGGTACGGCATCCTAATCGGCGCAATGTGTGTAATGATTCGTGTAGTTAACCCTGCATACCCAGAAGGCATGATGCTTGCGATTCTATTCGCAAACCTATTTGCTCCTCTGTTTGACCACGTTGTAATCGAGAAGAACATTAAGCGGAGACTAGCGCGCTATGGCAAGTAA
- a CDS encoding Na(+)-translocating NADH-quinone reductase subunit C, translated as MASNNDSIKKTLFVVIALSLVCSIIVSTAAVVLKPKQQANAVLDQQTKILEVAGIELAGDIPALYAENIEPRLVDFATGDFVDGDAAAYDQRKAAKDPAQSIKLSAEDDIAKIIRRANTGTVYLVKDGVETSKVIIPVHGNGLWSMMYAFVAVETDGNTVSGITYYEQGETPGLGGEVENPTWRAQFVGKKLFDENHKPAIQVVKGGAPQGSEHGVDGLSGATLTSVGVQHTFDFWLGDMGFGPFLAKVRDGGLN; from the coding sequence ATGGCAAGTAATAACGATAGCATTAAAAAGACGCTGTTTGTTGTTATCGCATTGAGCCTAGTGTGCTCAATCATCGTTTCAACAGCTGCAGTTGTTCTTAAACCTAAGCAGCAAGCTAACGCAGTTCTGGATCAGCAAACTAAGATCCTTGAAGTTGCGGGTATTGAGCTTGCAGGTGATATCCCAGCACTCTACGCAGAGAACATCGAACCTCGTCTAGTTGATTTCGCTACTGGCGATTTCGTTGACGGCGATGCTGCTGCATACGACCAACGTAAAGCGGCAAAAGATCCAGCTCAGTCAATCAAGCTTTCAGCTGAAGATGACATCGCTAAGATCATTCGTCGTGCTAACACGGGTACTGTATACCTAGTGAAAGATGGCGTTGAAACTTCTAAAGTTATCATCCCTGTTCACGGTAACGGTCTATGGTCAATGATGTATGCATTCGTTGCGGTAGAAACTGATGGCAACACAGTTTCTGGTATCACTTACTACGAGCAAGGTGAAACTCCTGGACTTGGTGGTGAAGTTGAGAACCCAACTTGGCGCGCTCAATTCGTTGGTAAGAAATTATTCGACGAAAACCACAAACCTGCTATTCAGGTTGTTAAAGGTGGCGCTCCTCAAGGTTCTGAGCACGGTGTAGATGGCCTTTCTGGTGCAACACTTACTAGCGTTGGTGTTCAACATACATTTGACTTCTGGTTAGGTGATATGGGCTTTGGTCCGTTCCTAGCAAAAGTTCGTGACGGAGGTCTGAACTAA
- a CDS encoding NADH:ubiquinone reductase (Na(+)-transporting) subunit D, producing the protein MSSAKEIKKSILAPVLDNNPIALQVLGVCSALAVTTKLETAFVMTIAVMFVTALSNFFVSLIRNHIPNSVRIIVQMAIIASLVIVVDQVLKAYLYDISKQLSVFVGLIITNCIVMGRAEAFAMKSAPIPSFIDGLGNGLGYGFVLITVGFFRELLGSGKLFGMEVLPLVSNGGWYQPNGLMLLAPSAFFLIGFLIWAIRVFKPEQVEAKG; encoded by the coding sequence ATGTCTAGTGCAAAAGAAATTAAAAAGAGCATCTTAGCGCCTGTGTTGGATAACAACCCAATCGCGCTACAGGTTCTTGGTGTGTGTTCTGCTCTTGCGGTAACCACTAAGCTAGAAACTGCATTTGTTATGACTATCGCGGTAATGTTCGTTACTGCTCTGTCTAACTTCTTCGTTTCTTTAATCCGTAATCACATTCCTAACAGTGTGCGTATCATCGTTCAGATGGCAATTATCGCATCATTAGTAATCGTGGTAGACCAAGTGCTTAAAGCATACCTATACGATATCTCTAAGCAGTTATCTGTATTCGTTGGCCTAATCATTACTAACTGTATTGTAATGGGTCGTGCTGAAGCATTCGCAATGAAGTCTGCTCCAATCCCATCGTTTATCGACGGTCTTGGTAACGGTCTTGGTTACGGTTTCGTTCTTATCACTGTTGGTTTCTTCCGTGAGCTTCTAGGCTCTGGCAAACTATTTGGTATGGAAGTACTACCTCTAGTGAGCAACGGTGGTTGGTATCAGCCAAACGGCTTGATGCTTCTAGCACCTTCAGCATTCTTCCTGATTGGTTTCTTGATTTGGGCAATTCGTGTGTTCAAACCAGAACAAGTAGAAGCGAAGGGGTAA
- the nqrE gene encoding NADH:ubiquinone reductase (Na(+)-transporting) subunit E, which yields MEHYISLLVKSIFIENMALSFFLGMCTFLAVSKKVKTSFGLGVAVVVVLTIAVPVNNLVYTHILKENALVEGVDLSFLNFIAFIGVIAALVQILEMVLDRFFPPLYNALGIFLPLITVNCAIFGGVSFMVTRDYNFAESVVYGFGSGVGWMLAIVALAGIREKMKYSDVPPGLRGLGITFITVGLMALGFMSFSGVQL from the coding sequence ATGGAACATTATATTAGTCTGCTAGTTAAATCGATTTTCATCGAAAACATGGCGCTTTCTTTCTTCCTGGGTATGTGTACGTTCCTAGCGGTATCTAAGAAAGTTAAAACTTCTTTTGGTCTTGGTGTTGCGGTAGTTGTAGTACTTACAATCGCTGTTCCTGTAAACAACCTTGTTTACACACACATCCTGAAAGAAAACGCGCTTGTTGAAGGTGTCGATTTAAGTTTCCTTAACTTCATCGCATTCATCGGTGTTATCGCGGCACTTGTACAAATCCTAGAGATGGTTTTAGACCGTTTCTTCCCACCTTTGTACAACGCACTAGGTATCTTCCTTCCACTGATCACAGTTAACTGTGCAATCTTTGGTGGTGTATCTTTCATGGTAACTCGTGACTACAACTTTGCTGAATCTGTTGTTTACGGCTTCGGTTCTGGTGTGGGTTGGATGTTAGCTATCGTTGCTCTTGCGGGTATCCGTGAGAAGATGAAGTACTCTGACGTACCTCCAGGTCTTCGTGGCCTTGGTATCACGTTCATTACTGTTGGTCTGATGGCGTTAGGCTTTATGTCTTTCTCTGGTGTTCAACTGTAG
- the nqrF gene encoding NADH:ubiquinone reductase (Na(+)-transporting) subunit F: MQSIILGVAMFTIIVLALVLVILFAKSKLVPSGDITIAVNGDPEKAIVTQPGSKLLGALAGAGIFVSSACGGGGSCGQCRVKVKSGGGDILPTELDHITKGEAREGERLACQVAMKTDMEIELDEDIFGVKKWECTVISNNNEATFIKELALAIPEGEEVPFRAGGYIQIEAEPHHVKYADYDIPEEYRGDWDKFNLFRYESIVKEHSIRAYSMASYPEEKGIIKLNVRIATPPPNNPDVAPGVMSSYIWSLKEGDKCTISGPFGEFFAKDTDNEMVFIGGGAGMAPMRSHIFDQLKRLNSTRKMSYWYGARSKREMFYIEDFDGLAAANENFVWHCALSDPQPEDNWDGYTGFIHNVLYENYLKDHEAPEDCEYYMCGPPMMNAAVIGMLKDLGVEDENILLDDFGG, translated from the coding sequence ATGCAAAGCATTATTCTTGGCGTAGCGATGTTTACCATTATTGTATTGGCTCTAGTACTAGTGATTCTTTTCGCTAAGTCTAAGCTAGTACCATCAGGTGACATCACTATTGCTGTAAACGGCGACCCTGAAAAGGCGATCGTTACTCAGCCTGGTAGCAAGCTACTTGGTGCCCTAGCTGGCGCTGGTATCTTCGTATCTTCTGCTTGTGGTGGCGGTGGCTCTTGTGGTCAGTGTCGTGTAAAAGTTAAGTCTGGTGGTGGCGACATCCTTCCAACTGAACTTGATCACATCACAAAAGGTGAAGCTCGCGAAGGCGAACGTCTTGCATGTCAAGTTGCTATGAAAACTGACATGGAGATTGAACTAGACGAAGATATCTTTGGTGTTAAAAAGTGGGAATGTACTGTTATCTCGAATAACAACGAAGCTACTTTCATCAAAGAATTGGCTCTAGCTATCCCTGAAGGTGAAGAAGTTCCGTTCCGCGCGGGCGGTTACATTCAGATTGAAGCTGAACCACATCACGTGAAATACGCAGATTACGATATTCCAGAGGAATACCGTGGTGACTGGGATAAGTTCAACTTGTTCCGTTACGAGTCTATCGTTAAAGAGCATTCGATCCGTGCTTACTCTATGGCGTCATACCCAGAAGAGAAAGGCATCATCAAGCTTAACGTGCGTATCGCAACTCCGCCGCCGAACAACCCTGACGTAGCTCCTGGTGTGATGTCTTCATACATCTGGTCTCTTAAAGAAGGCGACAAATGTACTATTTCTGGTCCATTTGGTGAGTTCTTTGCTAAAGACACAGACAATGAAATGGTATTCATCGGTGGTGGTGCAGGTATGGCGCCAATGCGCTCACATATCTTCGACCAACTTAAGCGTCTTAACTCTACTCGTAAGATGTCTTACTGGTACGGTGCACGTTCTAAGCGTGAGATGTTCTACATTGAAGACTTCGACGGCCTAGCGGCTGCGAACGAAAACTTCGTGTGGCATTGTGCTCTGTCTGATCCTCAACCTGAGGACAACTGGGACGGTTACACTGGTTTCATCCACAACGTATTGTACGAAAACTACCTGAAGGATCACGAAGCTCCTGAAGACTGTGAGTACTACATGTGTGGTCCACCAATGATGAACGCTGCTGTGATCGGCATGCTGAAAGATCTTGGTGTAGAAGATGAAAACATCCTACTAGATGACTTCGGTGGTTAA
- a CDS encoding FAD:protein FMN transferase, translated as MRIWLVALTSLIFLAGCEQAREQVHLSGPTMGTSYNIKYINGDEFPESKEVHTEIDRLLEEVNDQMSTYREDSELSRFNQHKGADAFEVSEQTAIVVKEAIRLNGLTEGALDVTVGPLVNLWGFGPEARPEVVPSDEELAARKAKVGIHHLSVEGNKLSKDLPNLYVDLSTIAKGWGVDVVADYLDSIGIHNYMVEVGGEIRLKGLNRESVGWRIAIEKPSVDERNIQEIIEPGDMAIATSGDYRNYFERDGVRYSHIINPETGKPLHHKVVSVTVLNPSSMTADGLSTGLMVLGEEKGLEVANQHNIPVFMVVKTADGFKEIASEAFKPYLGK; from the coding sequence GTGAGAATTTGGCTTGTTGCATTAACTTCTTTGATTTTTCTTGCGGGCTGTGAGCAGGCAAGAGAGCAAGTACATTTAAGTGGCCCAACAATGGGGACCAGTTATAACATTAAGTACATCAATGGCGATGAATTTCCTGAGTCTAAAGAAGTTCATACCGAGATCGATCGTCTACTTGAAGAAGTGAATGATCAAATGTCGACTTACCGTGAAGATTCAGAGCTGAGCCGTTTCAACCAACACAAAGGTGCGGACGCATTCGAAGTATCTGAACAAACCGCTATCGTTGTGAAAGAAGCGATTCGTTTGAACGGTCTTACTGAAGGTGCGTTGGATGTGACGGTTGGTCCATTAGTTAACTTGTGGGGTTTTGGCCCAGAAGCGCGTCCTGAAGTGGTTCCATCAGACGAAGAGCTTGCGGCTCGTAAGGCTAAGGTTGGTATTCACCACTTAAGCGTTGAAGGTAATAAGCTAAGCAAAGATTTACCTAACTTGTATGTTGATCTTTCGACCATTGCAAAAGGTTGGGGCGTGGATGTCGTTGCTGACTACCTCGATTCAATTGGTATCCACAATTACATGGTAGAAGTGGGCGGTGAAATCCGTTTGAAGGGCTTAAACCGTGAAAGTGTGGGTTGGCGTATCGCCATCGAGAAGCCAAGTGTTGACGAGCGCAATATTCAAGAGATCATCGAGCCTGGTGATATGGCGATCGCAACGTCTGGCGACTACCGAAACTATTTTGAGCGTGATGGTGTTCGTTACTCACACATCATCAACCCAGAAACAGGCAAGCCGCTTCATCATAAAGTGGTTTCTGTAACCGTTTTAAATCCGTCTTCAATGACTGCAGACGGTTTATCTACTGGCCTTATGGTCTTAGGTGAAGAAAAAGGACTGGAAGTCGCAAACCAACATAACATCCCAGTGTTCATGGTGGTAAAAACAGCTGATGGCTTTAAAGAAATTGCTTCTGAAGCATTTAAGCCATACTTAGGTAAATAA
- the nqrM gene encoding (Na+)-NQR maturation NqrM — protein sequence MNTFLITFGVFLAVIAAMSIGYIIQKKVVKGSCGGLGAVGIDKVCNCPEPCDARKKREAREAYREEKLAERQQKEAAWSKDRIA from the coding sequence ATGAATACATTTCTGATTACATTTGGTGTTTTTCTTGCAGTAATCGCAGCGATGTCAATTGGCTATATTATCCAAAAGAAAGTTGTGAAAGGTAGCTGTGGTGGCTTAGGTGCTGTTGGTATTGATAAAGTATGTAACTGCCCTGAACCTTGTGATGCGCGTAAAAAACGTGAAGCACGTGAAGCATACCGTGAAGAGAAACTGGCAGAACGTCAACAAAAAGAAGCGGCTTGGAGTAAAGACCGTATCGCTTAA